A region of the Mesoterricola sediminis genome:
ATGCCCTCGTCGCTACGCCCGACATGATGAAGGGCGTCGGCCGTCTGGGCAAGGTGCTGGGCCCCCGTGGCCTGATGCCGAACCCCAAGACCGGCACCGTGACCTTCGAGGTCGCCAAGGCGATCAAGGAGATCAAGGCCGGCAAGGTCGAGTACCGCGTCGACAAGACCGGCATCATCCATGCCGGCGTCGGCAAGATCTCGTTCGGGGTCGAGAAGCTGAAGGAGAATGCCAAGGCCCTCATCGACGCCGTGGTCAAGGCCAAGCCGGCCGCGGCCAAGGGCAAGTACGTGAAGGCCATCCACATGGCCTCCACCATGGGCCCCAGCGTCTCCATCGCCCCGATCGCGGAAAAGTAGGAGGAGCTGACCATGGAACGCGAACAGAAACGCACCGAAGTGGCCCAGCTCAAGGGGACGTTCACCGCGGCCAAGTCCGCCGTCGTCCTCGGCTTCAAGGGCCTCACTGTCGACAAGGACACGGCCTTCCGCAAGTCCATCCGCGAGAGCAAGGCCCAGTACCGGGTGTCCAAGAACACCCTGCTGAAGATCGCGGTCAAGGAATCGGCGTTCGAGGGGCTCTCCGAGCACTTCAAGGGCGCCACCGCCGTCGCCACCACCGAAGGGGATGTCGTTGCCCTGGCCAAGGCCGTCAGCAACTTCCTCAAGGACAACCCGGCCGCCAACCTGAAGGGCGCGATCCTCGACGGCAAGCTCGTCACGGAAGCGGAATTCAAGGCGATCGCCGAGCTGCCCTCCCGCGAGGTGCTCATCGGCAAGCTGCTCTACCTCATGCAGTACCCCATCTCCGGGCTGGCAGTCGCCCTGGAGGCCATCCGCAAGCAGAAGGAAGGCGCGGCCTAGGCCGGGTCTTCATCCCCCCCCGAACCCAACCTTTGAAATCGCATACGAGAGGAGAACTTCATGGCTCTCACCGCTGACATGCTGATCCAGGAAATCGAAACGATGACCGTCCTCGAGCTGGCCAACCTGGTCAAGGCCCTCGAGGAGCGCTTCGGCGTCTCCGCCGCCGCCGTCGCGGCCCCCGCCGCCGGTGGCGCCGCCGCCGCCGCCGCCCCCGCCGAGGAGCAGACCGAGTTCAACGTCGAGCTCACCGAGGCCGGCGCGAACAAGCTCAACGTCATCAAGGCCGTCCGCGAGCTCGTCGCCGGCCTGGGCCTCAAGGAGGCCAAGGACATGGTCGACGGCGCCCCCAAGATCGTGAAGGAAGGCGCTTCCAAGGAAGAGGCCGCCAAGATCAAGGAAAAGCTCGAAGCCGCCGGCGCCAAGGTCACGATCAAGTAAAAAAGCGACCGACCGCGTCGAATCCAAAGCGCGAGGTGTCTTGTACACCTTGCGCTTTGTGGTTTGTGAAAAAGTGGTATGCTTATTCCTTGCCCCTGGACCCCGGTCCGGGGGATTTCCTCCTCGCCACCACAAAGGGCCCCGGTTGCACCTCGTTCCGTGTGCCATCACATCGCGATCCGCAGGGTCAGCATCCATCCTCGTCGATGGATGTCTGGCCCCAGTCGCGTCTTCAGTTGTCCTTTCGGTGAGCCCCGTACGACCTCCCCACGATTTTCCCGCAGGCCCCACAAGGGTCCGGCGGGGCGCCTTCCGGAGTGAACCATGAGCGTTCAACAGAACATCTACCGCCAGCGGGTTCAGTTCTCGAAAATCCGCTCCCTGGTTCCCATTCCGAACCTGATCGACATCCAGAAGCGCAGCTACGACGAGTTCCTGCAGATGAACCTGCTCCACGTCGAGCGGGAGGGCCGCGGCCTCAAGGCCGTCTTCGAGTCCATGTTCCCCGTGCACAACGGCAAGAACCTGGATGGCGGCGACGCGAGCCTTGAGGTCGAGTTCGTCGACTACACGGTCGGCCACTGGGCCTGCAAGTGCGGCAAGAACGAGGGCCTCGAGCACCTCCGCACGGAGTGCAAGAGCTGCGGCCACCACATCGTGACGGACCACCCGAAGGATCCCACGGTCGACTGCCCCAAGTGCGGCACCCGCAACAAGAACCAGGCGAAGATCTGCGACGTGTGCAGCGAGCCCGTCGGCCTGCACCAGAAGATGAGCATGGAGGAGTGCGTCGAGCGCGGCGCCACCATGGCCTCTCCCCTGAAGATCCGGGTGCGCCTCAACCAGTTCGACAAGGACGAGAAGGGCAACCGCCGCTACAAGCAGAGCCAGGAGTCCGAGGTCTACTTCGGCGACCTCCCGACGATGACCGACCGCGGCACCTTCGTTATCAACGGCACGGAGCGCGTGATCGTCAGCCAGCTGCACCGCAGCCCCGGCGTCTTCTTCTCCATCACCGGCGACAAGAGCCTCTACAGCGCCCAGGTGATCCCCTACCGCGGCAGCTGGATCGAGTTCGAGCTGGACACCAAGGGCCTGCTCTACGCCCGCATCGACCGCAAGCGCAAGTTCCTGGGCGCCACCTTCCTGCGCGCCCTCGGCCTCTTCGATGACCGGCTCGCCGACAACCAGTCCATGCTGGCCCACTTCTACACGCCCCAGCGCTTCACGCTGAAGGGCGCCACCGTCTTCCTCAAGCCCAGCGAGATGCTCGTGGGCCAGAAGGCGATGGACGACATCAAGGATCCCAAGACCAAGGAAGCCATCGTCCCCAAGGGCAAGATCTTCAGCCGCCGCCTCCTCGACATGGTCGTCAAGGCGGGCATCGACCAGGTCGCCGTCGAGCGCAGCCTCCTGGACGGCGCCGTCCTGCTCGAGGACGTGGTCAACATGAACACCGGCGAGGTGCTGCTCGAGGCCAACGACGCCTTCGTGCAGACCCACCTGGAGATGTTCCTGGCGAACAACGTCTCCGACTTCACCGTCTGCTTCCCCGAGAACGACGACACCGGCAAGGTCTTCAGCGAGACCATCTCCAAGGACCACACCGAGGACAGCGAGGAGGCCGCGAAGGAGCTCTTCAAGAAGATCCGGCCCGGCGAACCCGCCACCCTGGAATCCTCCAAGAAGCTCCTCTACTCCATGTTCTTCGACCCCCAGAAGTACGACCTGTCCAAGGTCGGCCGGCACAAGATGAACGCCAAGCTGGGGCTGAACACGGACCTGGAGGCCCGCACCCTCTCCGTCGAGGACTTCGTCGCCACCGTCCACTACCTGCTCCGCCTGAAGAAGTACGACACCACCCGCTCCGAGCGCGTGGACGAGAAGGCGCCGGTCCGCAAGGACGACATCGACCACCTGGGCAACCGCCGCGTCCGCAGCGTCGGCGAGCTGCTGGAGAACTGCTTCCGCGTGGGCCTCGTCCGCGTGCAGCGCGCCATCAAGGAGAAGTTCTCCATGGCGCAGGACCCCAACAGCCCCCTGCAGCCCCACGACCTCATCAACAGCAAGCCGGTCATCGCGGCCATGAAGGAGTTCTTCGGCTCCAGCCAGCTCTCCCAGTTCATGGACCAGACCAACCCCCTGTCGGAGATCACCCACAAGCGGCGCCTCTCC
Encoded here:
- the rplA gene encoding 50S ribosomal protein L1; protein product: MAKPGKKYQAAASKIEDRPYELSEAIAVIENLAFAKFDETVEVHMRLGVDPRHADQMVRGTIVLPHGTGKTMRVAVIAAGEKIKDAEAAGADIVGGDDLVERIAGGFLEFDALVATPDMMKGVGRLGKVLGPRGLMPNPKTGTVTFEVAKAIKEIKAGKVEYRVDKTGIIHAGVGKISFGVEKLKENAKALIDAVVKAKPAAAKGKYVKAIHMASTMGPSVSIAPIAEK
- the rplJ gene encoding 50S ribosomal protein L10, with the protein product MEREQKRTEVAQLKGTFTAAKSAVVLGFKGLTVDKDTAFRKSIRESKAQYRVSKNTLLKIAVKESAFEGLSEHFKGATAVATTEGDVVALAKAVSNFLKDNPAANLKGAILDGKLVTEAEFKAIAELPSREVLIGKLLYLMQYPISGLAVALEAIRKQKEGAA
- the rplL gene encoding 50S ribosomal protein L7/L12; translated protein: MALTADMLIQEIETMTVLELANLVKALEERFGVSAAAVAAPAAGGAAAAAAPAEEQTEFNVELTEAGANKLNVIKAVRELVAGLGLKEAKDMVDGAPKIVKEGASKEEAAKIKEKLEAAGAKVTIK